The region gaggaaaattgaaaaaattatcaATGTAATTCAACGAAGCGTCGACGAGTACCAATCGCCCATGAGAATGTAGGATGCGAGAGTAAAAATCTTTGTTATCCGCTAAGCCTTCGAAAATAGGCGAGCCCGTGTTCTTAGCAAGAATCGAGTATTCCGCATACCTCATTCGTATTACAGCACGTTTTGTTAAATTCGAAATTTTGTACCAACGAAAGTTATTCCGCGTATCTCGAGttctgttatttatttttgttatagcTGTCGTAATTATTATGACAGCGTTACCGATAGTTCGTGAGAAATAACCACGTTAGCAAGAAGCGAATATCctgtatatttcatttctactaCAAGTGctgaatattaatatttatgaatattaatattaatatttatgaaaCATGCACTGCAGAAGTACTATATAAAGTGTAATTACTTTTATGGACAATTGAGCAATTATTTTCACTAATTACCTAATtagtaattgtataatataaatataaatataatataatataaataatatatataataatataataaattataataaattaatatataataataatatataatatagatatcaGCAATAATTCGTTGACACATGCTTAGTCAATAAGGCgttatttatttaaggtaatgtAATGCCGCGGATtccatttttgctaaggaaaaaattgcatCAAACGACCTCATAAAtcccccatttccagattgcgtaACATTTTTGGAATGCCCTGTATATGTGACAAAGAAAAATAGCGACTATTTGCGATTGCAaatgatataaccttgacacaacctTGACATTACCATCGATTTCTGTTGAAAATTAACTAAACCAATGCGTCGTCATTTCGCAGGGCTATGAAAAGTCACGGATATGTCCATCCGAGCTGTTGTCGGGGCGGCGAAGCCTGCCCTTCGTTGCAGCCGCAGCATGGGCGCCTGGAAAGTCGAGAAGCAAACTATGGCAACGCAATTTTGTCAACGCAACGCTATTCAATGAACAGAGATCCAAAAGACTGTTTTCCGAAAGCAAGTGGACTTTAAAAATCTCGAAAATCGATCAACTCAACGCGAGATCGCTTTTATTTCGCAACGTAGTCTTTGAAACTACTGTGCACAACAGTCAAAATGAAAAatcacgattattcgattcgcAACGCTACACTATACAGAATCAATTTCAAAACCAATAGAGATTGCGACCGACTTTACTAGCAACGCTAGTTCAAACAACGCCGATCGTTGGGGCGGCGGGGCCAGCCCATGCGTTCGACGCTACAACTACGCTACAACTACGCAATTAATGTTTCTGCAAACGAGTACAGCGACAAAGTGGGGTAACGACAATAAATTGGCCCCCCTCGGCAGTTTGTCGGAGGGGCCTCTTCGGTCTTGAAGCCTCTTCTTTTCTTCGGCGATTCGCCTGACGAATCTAGAACCTTACACGTGCTCCGCAGCTAGTAGAAGATCGACGAGTTCCGAGACCGGGTAACAAGATCTCGAAAAAAGCCGATGATCCTGCTGGTGCGATGGAGCCGGCGTCGTTTCGTTTCGAGAGCCCTGATCCCGCGCGTTCGCGTCCGCGACCGCGGAAGCTAAGGTTGTGGGTTACTGCACACtgtgacgacccacacatagaagaaaagccatatacgtatattagttttaaagGTTTCTATCAAGTAAatctgacgctttaatatcgaaatgTGCAGTTcgtaagtggaaaatttagattcccaaaagactaaactggggtgcttcggatgtagaaatgtccatttttttattattgttgagatatttgcaatattcggccagagtggtgtcaattcACGAGCAAGAcgacacaagatggccgccgctaacagtttttcgtaaatatcgagagatatagagctcgaaccGAAAATTCGCATCCGAAGACCCCGAGATAAGGCATGTACAAAGgcagtggagtgtattttcagtagattacttagttaattaagacacacgATTACTTGATGTGAATTGTGTATCGGAAACACCatctcgagcttccgacattcttcactactagcgtcacagttctcttccaatcaaaagatgcaccacagcgagcttgccggtaactatagttacttacagtcgataatacagatcgacaaattacatagttttacacttccatccaaaatatttttaatcaaaagacgactaaacatggttgccacatttcattcctcgccgtaatgttgccatgtcgtcaaaaccgtttcacaaactgagtttcatgaaactgattcctgcttcatgagcccgttctgccgcgcgctaggttactagaccaggggaaggtggcgtgcggggcagtcgtgagcggcgcggcagttgcagcaagaacgctcgtcgaatattgtaaatatctcaacaataataaaaaaatggacatttctacaaccgaagcccaccagcttagacttttctgaatcgaaatatccaactcccgaactgctcactcgaatattggcacgtccatcttacttgatacgaacagttgtcacgaagatattctgccgcgcgctaggttactagaccaggggaaggtggcgtgcggaagtaaaataaataacaggaatgataaaaatgattttttaccatttaaaattaaccccagaaacgtattaacacgggcgtgcaaaaccggccaaaatgtgcagacccgtatatatacggtcggcgtcgcaacttatgtcgctaaaatgttcagattcgaatatatccgggcattaaaaataacttaataaaaaccaaggaaaacattcaatttattgatattcatcgtgtaattctgtattgtaagctgtaaagtttgtttatttgggattataaaatatggccttttagggtgacacttataagcatctctgacctggtaattgtttctatctatctatatccattattgcgtatctaattagcgttggcacttttgtgagttttgttatgactaatttatttattactctccacttatctccgatctctttctattttttgcttattcaggaataaaatatgcacttttaggatggcacttatgaacatttagtgtattattcgtgagcaagtcgtgaagtaaagtagacgttattAAAGTGAATttattcaaagacaattgttttttattttttacaaatattagcgCGCGgtagaatatcttcgtgacaactgttcgtatcaagtaagatggacgtgccaatattcgagtgagcagttcgggagttggatatttcgatttagaaaagtctaagctggggggcttcggttgtagaaatgtccatttctttattattgttgagatatttacaatatccgacgagcgttcttgctgcaactgccgcaccgctcacgactgccccgcacgccaccttcccctggtctactaacctagcgcgcggcagaacgggctcatgaagcaggaatcagtttcatgaaactcagtttgtgaaacagttttgacgacatggcaacattgcggcgaggaatgaaatgtggcaaccatgtttgGTCGCTATCCTTCTGTTTTAGCTTGCTTTCTCTCTTGCGTTACATTTTTACCGATACCCGTGATCACAGAAACATATGCGTGTGCCACCTGccggtcgaaaatatttctaatttggtttgtctaatgtccgttcgcacaactgCAGCACGACGATCCGTTACGGCCTCGGTGCGCGGCCCCCTAGGATCCTCGAAGGATCGATCTCGAGCCGCGCATCGAACGTCGTGCACCGTTCGAATCGACCTCGAATCGAGTCCTTCGAGCCCTACCGGTGGCTGACTATCGTGCGATTCGCGGCCTGCCCGAAAAGAGAGCGATATCCAGCCTCGGCCCTACCTAAcaattcacacacacacaccgttAAGGCAAGTTACCTATCCTGCCTGAcgctatatttaaaaaatggcaaaaCAATCGCACCAACACATTCGCATCACGGTTCTTATTCATACGTTGAGGTGCTGCACCCTGCGGAGAACGTCCCGGGACGCCTCTGACACCCCAATTCCATTCTAAGATACATGTTAGTTCCTGAAATCGACTGACAATGGTAGCGATCATTGCGATTTCATCGAATTTTAATTGAGAAGAGAGTTTCTCGGACGAGATTCTAATTGAATAGTAATACTAGTCGTTCTAGAATAAATACCATTTCGGTGGAGTTGAACTTTTCGAGACTCTTGCGAGCTTTTATTAAGCCGTTTCAAACGATAAGAATAGAAAATGAACGTTCTGTGCGTACATGTTCCATAGAGAACCACGTTGCAGGACATAGATCGTATGGAATATGTCCGATTCGAGCTATTTTAACGAACCGACGCAAAATCCACTGCCTAatcaaacacacacacacataagtGGCAATTACGTCGTGCACGATACGCTGGTCATTGTTAGtcgctattattattaaataccgTTCCATGCGCCGTTGCTCGCACCCTCCGAGTAACGTTTGGGCACTCGAAAGAATTCGAGCAACGAGCATGGAACCTCGGATCTCTGAAAATCCTATCTGAAAAGAGTCGTTAGTTCCTCGAGCTAAGATtcttcgaattcattggaaagtacgtttaataataatttcataatattaattttaaaacGTGTTCACAAATATGTTCAATAATAATTtcacaacaagaaaaagaaaCTCTATTTTGTACTTTtatcaaatgagccgtttattttgaaagtggcataagtcactttgtttttaagtcgatatatttaagggtttgcgttttttaacacgtttcaaaatatggatgctaactttcgagaagatttacttgtatttgttatctcaggatactgatatttttctcagtataaataatttcgtataaacattaaaaaatcgccacttttcattacggtaaagtgacttatgccactttcaaaataaacggctcaaatatgtTTTGCCTGTCGCGAAACGTCTGTATGCGCGTGATCTCTAATGCAATTAAACGGAGGAAAGTTATTCGATACATTGGTACCGTAAATGCACCAATAtacttttttaatataatatataattttttttttcaaacattaatttttttcaacagctttgaaatgaaattaataaaaccTAAAACAATCGCAGAAAATCGCGACGCGTAGAAAGACCCTACCTAACTGGGAAACGGATTACCACTCAAAGGATTGCCGGGCAATCCCTTGGTCACTGTACTCGTTGAAATCGTCTACAATttctacgtaataaaaaaaagaaaatagtacTCTGAATGTTCACTCACTACTTGATGGGAAGAGGGCGCTGCGTTAGGGTCCTGGAGCAGGAAGAAAAAAGCACAGAGATATTAAAATGCACGAAACATCGTTCATGAAATTATTCAGTATGCATAATAatatgcataataataatatattaataattatatattatatatatataataatcatatattatattaataattatatattataattatatattatatatatatatatatatatatatatataataatcatgtattatattaataattatatattatataataataataataatatgcatTATGCATATTAATGAAGATTATACTTACATCCCTTCCTCCTTGTCGCAGCCCGAGCCGTTGCCTCGCGATCTCAGCCATCCATATAGATTATGTCTTATAGATGTGTGGTAGATTATAGATGCTTCGTGTGCTGATAAAGATGACACTTGCATCGGCTTTTCCACCACGAAGTCCCACCGCGTTGCTTCCCTGCCCCGCATGTGATTTCAAGATCTGTAACAATAACAATCGATTGAATTCAATTGCGAAACAATGTGAAAATAGATTAGGATGAATAAAGGACTACGACGTACTGCGTAGCAATCTAAGTGACTGATCTATGCAACTGATTCTTTCTTAGATCTCAAGGAAAATACATGCAATGGCCAGCCGAAAACCCAACGGAATACGGTAACCGAAATCTACGACTAAATTCACCGAAATATAAGCGCagatttttaaacaaaattaacattgGTGGATGCGACGAATCTGCGACGGAAATCGCAGCGACACCTGTAACGCGTTCGCAAGGATGTCTTTGACAGGACAAGATTCGTAATCGAATCCTACCATATTTTAAGACAGCTTTAGAGTACGTTTTTAGATTACTTAGTTTCCATGCAAATCGCTTGTACGCTTTTATCGCAGCATCCATAGTTTTCATAGGGATGTAATAATACAGCAACAATGTAATTTTAAATGCCAGCTCAGACGCACGGCTTCCTTCGTCGCAATCGGATGTACTTCACTAATTGACCGTAGAGTCCGCCACTGTACTACAGCGTCTCTACAGTCGGCAATTCGTACCAACATAGGCGAGGTATTAGCGCAAACGAGGTATAGAAGTAAATCGAGCATACATCGTATTATCACAGATGAGGTATAGAAGTAGATCTGGCATACATCGTATTATTATAGATGAGGTATAGGAGTAGACTGGATATCCAATGCATTTTATCATCCgaaaattttgttcaattttatcatccgcgtttattcgagcctcacgcTTCGCCTTTATATTTATGCAGTTGCTGACATCttgttagagagagagaaagagagagggagagagagagagagagagagagagagagaacgagagagagagaaagaatagaAACTCGGGACAATAGGAAAAAAAagacagcggccagcatgccggtagTCTACATAGTAATGTAGGCTACGAAAACGATGCATTGACTTTTTTATTTCGAACTTCTTGTACATGAAAATTTGTATAtactataaatgatatagtctGTATATTGCATTAGCGCAattcttttattattacatatgtAATATATTCAGACGAAATAGTATATAAAAAAGTACAGTCGTTTAACGTTTCCTATGATAACTCGATTTTTATCGTCGGAGGATCCGGAAAGAGGCACCCTCAGTACTTAAGGGTGCCATAAAGCAGCCCTCCCAGGAAACTAATGCGACTTGcacttaaaaaattaaaattttccctCCTGTAGTGAGACTACGATTTCTTTTCAATCGCATACTCTGAAAATCACCATCGAACCCAGTGTCTATACCTCGTGTGTGATATGGGGTTCcttgttacattttttttaagATACCGACGTCGCTAAAAGCCAGTGGCAGGATTTAAACCAGTGCCATAATACAAATGAGGTATACAGAATACTCGAGTCTGACTAAGAAGCTTAAATTTCTGAAATATCGATAACAATGAGCGTGATACGGAAATGGTAATAGGAAGTTTAAAGACTCATTTTTAGGTGGAACATATACAGttgctatattttattatttttctaaaaacACTAAATACTTTTTTAGGTGTTCGTTACGGAGCTTGACACATTAATAATGTACAAAATGTATCTGCTGTTACTCAAactctatttttattatttctacttACAGATTTGTTATCAAGCGATTATAGATTATACACAAATCTCTGTCACCTTTTTCAAAGGCACACTTTTTTCACATGTCCGTCTTTTGTTCTCTTATATCCACGAGAACAACTTTCAGGTAGCAATACCGAGTTTATCTCATGCGCTACACCCGCTTTGTTCAAAATGTCGCATTTTACAAACGTTGCATCGTTTACCTAAAGATTTTTATTATTCGCAAAAAATATTCGATGTGATTCactaatgtaattgaattcatAAGAAGGGACTCACCAGTATCTTATTATTCGTTCTCATAACATTCACTGCGTTCTCCTTTGTCTTCACGGTATACTGAAGATTAGGCTTAAAACTTTCAGAAAGCATCATATTGTCCACAATATGATTTTTCACCATCTGGAAGGTAATAAAGTATACTGATAGTTGAACAAAAATTTTGAATAAGGTAGCGTTAAGAGCAATATGCACAAATTCCGACCTAACATATAAACGATTAACTAAATAAAACAACTGTTTGAATATGCACTATTCATTAGGAACAACATTATCGTATCATCAAAACAAGGTTATTCATAAACCGTTAACACCTTTTTAGGAAGTAacacaattttgggacaccctgtacaagtGATTATATTCTTTGCATTGTATTTTTTCATCATACCTtcgttaaataattattatcttCCAGCAACGTTCGAAGCTTAATGTTTCCCAGTCGTCTAAATGCGTCGTCCGAGGGGATGAAATACGTGCACGAAGAATTAGCATGGTggaagttattatatatatccgGCTGAACACCTTTAATCCTTTCCAGCGCATCTAACCAAATGCTGCAACAGTTTTTTATTTACGTGCCTCTTATCCTGAAATATTCTATTGGTCTTATAATTATAGAATTTACGCGGATGTGGTAAATATTACTTTTTGCTCTCACAAATTCttacaataataaatttaaatttattattgtatacattatatattgtattatattatattatatattattatatcgtattatattatattatattatattatattatattatattatattatattatattatattgtatatattataccgGCCATTCCGAAACTAGTAAACGATGCAATATTagtttaaatattttcaaaatgaATGAAAATTCAAGTTGAATGTTTCGAGCAATGCGAGACGCGTAATATCGTCATTAAGTTAATTACTGAATTTTTATTCTCGCTGTACCTAAATTTGCCCTCCCTCCGCAGTATATAGTCCAAAGATTCCTCCGCTGGATGCAACACGTGACTAATCACGTGTAAAATCCCATCGCTGCATCTTCTATCAGCTTTCACGATGAGGGCGTTCTCTATACCATATGCTCCTCGATACACTTGCAATCGTAAAGGTATTCCTACCTCGATGGTTCTGGCTACCTACAACAAACTACAATTTAACGAGCATGTTCACGTTAAGCGCGAAAATGTTAATAACTTCGCGGGTAACTCGCTTGATTGCTGCTCATCTCGTTGGTGAAGTACGTTCCTGTGACTATATGATTTAGTACGAAGTCTCGAGCGCTCCGTTGATTGCCCCGCAACGTCGCGAGTTGTTGCTCGGATAAGGCTGCAAAGAAATGTTCGAATCAACGAAAACCGTTGAAAACCAATCGAGAAGAAATACGTACAGTGCATAGCTGTCTCAGAGGGAGCGAACATCGTGAAATGTTGCAAACTCCTCAGACTCTCTTCTAGTCCAGCTGCCTTAATTATCGCTAGAAATGTGAACAATCCTTCCTCCTTCGCCAAATCCAAAATCGTCTTCGCTGCGAGTACCAAACaggatatgagccgtttattttgaaagtggcataagtcacttttctttttttttgtaattagtgttaccattaactcgatttttttgaaaaagtgacttatgctactttcaaaataaacggctcatatatcgaGAAACATTCTCATaaatatatacagtaatgtctcccttactgacgctcagattctgcagaaaaatggacaatttgggaagaggagacacgattattcaacCCTTGCGCTTCATTGTTATAGCTCTTGACaatctataactataaaaacgagccgcaaggctcgaataaaaatcgtatctcctctccccgaattgtccatttttctgtgcaatctcggcgtcaataagggagacattactgtagttccaAACTTTGTCGCAATAACTGTGATCTACCTCGATCAGGAAGCAGCACACGATCCAGGATATACAGCAGTCCATTTTGCCCATGATACATTTCGGCCTTCAAATTCGCTTGGtccacgataggcccgcgcggGCCGCAGCTCAGAGTCAATTCTTGTTCTCGCAGAATCGTTGTCGCGCGATACTCCGAAATTATGTTCGGCACACACACGGGATGCGCGACGATATGATGCGCGATCAACGCTGCGGAAATTGCATGGCACGTCGAAATCGTgaaacaattgtttcgaatataaaTTTCATACCGTTCAACGTGTCAGGATTGGTCATTATGCGATTGAATTGCTGTTCCGGAATCCGTTGGAAGGCTTCGTCCGTAGGCGCAAATATTGTACACGGAACGTCGCTGTATCTGACTCTGTTGCCCAATTCGCTGTCCTCGAGTGCTCTTAAAAATATTCCGAATCTTCCATCTTTCGCAGCTAGATCAACGATGTCCGAATTTTCTGCCAACGCGAGATCCAGCAATCCGTCGATCACGTGCACGATGCCGTTCGTAGCGAATTGATCTTTGCGAACGATTCTATGACAATTTACTGTTTCCATCTGCGCAACGAATGGATTTCACGAACAGTTCGTATCGACGATGTTTAAATTGTGTTAAATCGGATGTTAAATGTTTAAATGGGAAAGACACTCACGCCGTTGGAAAATTTATTGAGCCTCAAAATGTTTCCCTGCAATCTCGACGGAACTAAAAGATTCGCCTGCCAATGATTCGACGGTATCCGTCTGTCTGCTATATGATTCGCGATCAGATTTACGTAGTTATTGCCGTCCAGCAACCACTCCGGCAAAATTCCTTTTATTCTTAAGTACGTCTAAAATATTAGTGACAAGTGTTAACTGATCGAAAGATCGATTCTCCCAGCCCCGTTCTCCgatgtacagcaatgtctccctaattgacgctcggattgtatacgaaaaaggacaattttggaagaggagacacgattgttcgagccttgcgactcgttttttatggttaccgattgtcaacaactataaaaacgagctgtaaggctcgaataaacgtgtctcctcttcccaaattgtccatttttctggacaatccgagcgtcgattaaagagacgttactgtatttTGGAGTAATTAAGCTTCTATTCGGTAGCAAACTAACGTCGAATGCTTCCTCGGAGGGAACGAAGATCGTGACGGAAGGACCGTCTCGTAATTTTTCTGCCAGATTCGATGTCTCGATCAATCTTGCGAATTTCGTCGAGCCCACGCGTTTCGCAGTCTCGATTACGTCGAGCAATGGTTTCACTGGAAGTGCGATGATAACGTGGTTAAAAGAACGTACGCGTGAACGGTGTGTAAAAGCGTACAACGTCGGATTTAGGATTAATTCCGGTACCTCCTGTGCATCCAGGATGGCCCGCGACTCTGTAATATCCTGCGCAGCACTCGTATCTAACGGATCTGCAGAGCGAAAGATTTAAATAAGATATTTTAAACAGCACGGTAAGCACTAAGCGAAATTAGACTTACGTCGGCTTGCCACAAATTTGTCGAGGATTCCACTCTTTGCTTTCGGTGTAATAGGTGTAATTTATGTCGTCGTTCGCCTCTACGGCGCATATGTTGGATCTACGTCCACAAAAATTACTTGCTACTCGAATATCGTATTCATTCGCGAAATTTTATGAACGCAATggttctataattattcattgaCGTGACTTAAAGCCGAATGGTTTTCACAATTACATTAAATCTCGAACGTTATCGATAAATAAAATTCTTTTGAATAATCTTCGCGAGGCACTCTTGTGAACACCATGTAGTATTGAATGTAacatgaaatataatattattaaaatacagTGAAATAAAGAATAAAGATTTAATTCTCACCCTTGTCTTTGCGTGTTATTAATATTCCACCGCGGAACTCTTCGAACCGCGCGTATCGCGGCGCACATCACCGATAACgttaatatttttatgaaaattttgcgagacatgatttagccgcgAAAATACACTTGTTTCGTTAAATGAACGATTTTTACGTGTCGTTCCGAACCGCGACGATTTATATCTTATAGGATGTTCTCCCACCCACCAGTCTTGCGTTTACGCGGCTGCTGAAACTCGTCTCGATGTTATCTTtctgatttttcgcggagcatTTAATTGATGCATTTGACATCTGCTTACAATCGTAATCTGTGATGAATCGAAACACAGATTCGACTGTCATGGAAGCAGTTAAGCACGACCAGCGTATATCGTACGGACGTTTATCCGTCCATCCgagatgtacagtaatgtctctctaattgacgcccagattgaatacaaaaatggacaatttggagagaggagatacgattattcgagtcttgcagctcgttcttataattgttgacaaattggtaagtataaaaacgagtcgcaaggctcgaataatcgtatctcctctttccaaattgtccatttctgtggacaatctgagcgttaattagagagacattactgtagctgaTACAATGTTACCGAAAAACAATTTTAgtattatcataaatatctatATTCCGTGTTGTCTGGCTATTGAAAAAATGCGCAACATTCACTCATTATCGCTcgctcgaataatttattttagcATCGATGCTTACTAACGCATGCGCTAATGCATCCCGAATTAATTAGTTGCCATCGCATACgcgatgtctccctaactgacgctaagattgtccacagaaatggacaatttgagaagagggaatacttgcagctcgttttttatgattgttgaaaatcggtaactgtaaaaacgactcgcaaggctcgaataattgcatcttctcttctgtggacaatctgagcgtcaattagagagacattactgtattaaacATTCGAATGTTCGAAAGGTGTATAAAATCAAAATCGGTGGCCTTGACATATACACACGTGCACCCCTTGCTTTTTTACATTCCGAAATCAATGAAATCGTAACGAGCATCCCGCCCAGATAAGAATCAGCGTATTCTCGCGTTACACGTCTGCGCTATCTACTGTGAACCCGATATTACTCTACATGTAGTCACCACTCATAGCCATCATTACTAGAGGAATTAGGTTACCTCCTAACGGATATACAAAGGGGCCCTACAAATTGACCAGTTTCCTACATGCTTTCAAAATAACCCGCAACGGAGCGTTCCAATTGCGATCTGTATTTTTGACGAACACGCTGAAAGTAAAAGCTCGGCCAGCTCGTAACACATTGACGATGGATTTACCAACAGATCTCAAGGCGAGCGTACGCGCATGGTCTATTATGCAGTGTGTAATTTGATCAGCAGAAATTTACGATTCACAGAAGATCCTCCCATGATCCTCCGCGTTGCTTCTACGAATTCAAATGTTGGCCAAGGCTATGGAAATGGTATAACCATTTCTCACAAACCAGTCTTAGGATCATCGCCGAACTTTCTCGCGTGCGACGATAAATCATTCTACAGACAATGATGTCGGCTTTAAAAAAAGCAAGTCTTTGGAATTTAACCGAGTGTATGCAACAACTGTGCACCGATTAAGATTGCGAGAAGACTTTTCTTTCTGCTTCGGAGCTACTGTGCATCGACTTATTAAGTTATCAAAttattaatactagatttaccgAGCACAAaatacagctgttttatattagtttgcaaaagtaacgataagacatttattctgatttttaacaggtgttattgtaacgtttaagtaacatataaattgactaAATAACTCGCGTAAAtatacgatacgaataatcatGAATGAAAGAATtagcgacccgccattttgacgggttccgtaaatctagtgttaataagcATCAACTTATTAAATTCGTAACACATAACTGTAATTCAGTGGTGAAAAACGGACCGACGCAGTCTTCTTTTTGGTA is a window of Megalopta genalis isolate 19385.01 unplaced genomic scaffold, iyMegGena1_principal scaffold0023, whole genome shotgun sequence DNA encoding:
- the LOC117217784 gene encoding transforming growth factor-beta-induced protein ig-h3; translated protein: MSRKIFIKILTLSVMCAAIRAVRRVPRWNINNTQRQGSNICAVEANDDINYTYYTESKEWNPRQICGKPTSVRYECCAGYYRVAGHPGCTGVKPLLDVIETAKRVGSTKFARLIETSNLAEKLRDGPSVTIFVPSEEAFDTYLRIKGILPEWLLDGNNYVNLIANHIADRRIPSNHWQANLLVPSRLQGNILRLNKFSNGMETVNCHRIVRKDQFATNGIVHVIDGLLDLALAENSDIVDLAAKDGRFGIFLRALEDSELGNRVRYSDVPCTIFAPTDEAFQRIPEQQFNRIMTNPDTLNALIAHHIVAHPVCVPNIISEYRATTILREQELTLSCGPRGPIVDQANLKAEMYHGQNGLLYILDRVLLPDRAKTILDLAKEEGLFTFLAIIKAAGLEESLRSLQHFTMFAPSETAMHSLSEQQLATLRGNQRSARDFVLNHIVTGTYFTNEMSSNQVARTIEVGIPLRLQVYRGAYGIENALIVKADRRCSDGILHVISHVLHPAEESLDYILRREGKFSIWLDALERIKGVQPDIYNNFHHANSSCTYFIPSDDAFRRLGNIKLRTLLEDNNYLTKMVKNHIVDNMMLSESFKPNLQYTVKTKENAVNVMRTNNKILVNDATFVKCDILNKAGVAHEINSVLLPESCSRGYKRTKDGHVKKVCL